The Pleuronectes platessa chromosome 10, fPlePla1.1, whole genome shotgun sequence genome contains a region encoding:
- the scgn gene encoding secretagogin: MDCAFDNLDAAGFLEIWQHFDADDNGYIEGKELDEFFRHMMKKLGPQEKVTEEKVQILKQRFMSAYDVTADGKLQIQELANMILREDENFLLIFRREAPLDNSVDFMKIWRKYDADSSGYISAQELKAFLKDLFLQHRKEVSSDKLEDYTDAMMKIFDKNKDGRLDLNDLARILALEENFMLRFQLDACSQDERKRDFEKIFNHYDVSKTGALEGPEVDGFVKDMMELVRPSITGPELDKLRVLLLRHCDANMDGIIQRNELALCLGVKP, from the exons ATGGATTGTGCGTTTGATAACCTGGATGCAGCCGGTTTCCTGGAAATCTGGCAACACTTTGATGCAGATG ATAACGGCTACATTGAGGGCAAAGAGCTTGATGAGTTTTTCCGTCACATGATGAAGAAACTGGGTCCACAG GAGAAAGTGACTGAAGAGAAGGTTCAGATACTGAAGCAGAGGTTCATGTCCGCCTATGATGTCACTGCTGACGGGAAACTGCAGATTCAGGAG TTGGCCAATATGATCCTCCGCGAAGATGAGAACTTCCTGTTAATCTTCCGCAGAGAAGCTCCTCTGGACAACAGTGTTGACTTCATGAAG ATATGGAGGAAGTATGATGCTGACAGCAGTGGCTATATATCGGCTCAAGAGCTCAAG GCTTTCCTCAAAGACCTGTTTCTGCAGCACCGCAAGGAGGTGTCATCTGACAAACTGGAGGATTACACTGACGCAATG aTGAAGATCTTTGACAAAAACAAGGATGGCCGTTTGGATCTAAACGACCTGGCCAG GATCTTGGCTTTAGAAGAGAATTTCATGCTCCGGTTTCAGCTGGAC GCTTGTAGTCAGGACGAGAGGAAAAGAGATTTTGAGAAGATCTTTAACCATTATGATGTT AGTAAGACAGGAGCACTGGAGGGTCCGGAGGTGGACGGCTTTGTCAAAGACATGATGGAGCTGGTCAGA ccgaGCATCACCGGTCCTGAGCTGGACAAGCTGCGAGTCCTTCTGCTGCGTCACTGTGACGCCAACATGGACGGAATTATCCAGAGAAATGAACTAGCTCTGTGTCTGGGAGTCAAGCCTTAA